Proteins encoded together in one Anopheles darlingi chromosome 3, idAnoDarlMG_H_01, whole genome shotgun sequence window:
- the LOC125953264 gene encoding mantle protein-like codes for MKAFIVFILALAVASAVTDTDSKKEKRGLWEEGSHQESYESHGYDSHQSHGYYGNDYSEKEVKQIITKKVPVPYQVEVEKHVPVEVKVPYPVEVEKKVPVVVEKKVPVYIEKKVPVHVDRPYPVEVKVPVKVPVYKKEYIEVPKPYAVHVEKPYPVYVKQPVYIEKQVPVTVHIKEHQKKSFWG; via the exons ATGAAG GCGTTCATCGTATTCATCCTGGCGCTGGCTGTAGCCAGTGCGGTGACAGACACCGATTccaagaaggagaagcgcGGCCTCTGGGAAGAAGGATCTCATCAGGAGTCGTACGAAAGCCATGGTTATGACAGCCATCAATCTCATGGATACTACGGAAACGATTACTccgagaaggaagtgaagcagatcatcacGAAGAAGGTTCCCGTTCCATACCAAGTTGAGGTGGAGAAGCACGTCCCAGTGGAAGTGAAGGTCCCATACCCAGTTGaggtcgagaagaaggtcccagtTGTCGTAGAGAAGAAGGTTCCAGTGtacatcgagaagaaggtcccggtCCATGTCGATCGTCCGTATCCAGTTGAAGTGAAGGTCCCAGTGAAGGTCCCGGTCTACAAAAAGGAATACATCGAGGTCCCGAAGCCATACGCAGTTCATGTCGAGAAGCCATACCCAGTGTACGTGAAGCAGCCAGTGTACATTGAGAAGCAGGTCCCAGTGACGGTACACATCAAGGAACACCAGAAGAAATCGTTCTGGGGTTAA
- the LOC125953263 gene encoding uncharacterized protein LOC125953263, with amino-acid sequence MKAFIVFTLALAVASAATDIESKKEKRALWEEGSHQESYESHGYDSHQSHGYYGNDYSEKEVKQIITKKVPVPYPVEVEKHVPVEVKVPYPVEVEKKVPVVVEKKVPVYIEKKVPFHVDRPYPVEVKVPVKVPVYKKEYIEVPKPYAVHVEKPYPVYVKQPVYIEKQVPVTVHIKEHQKKSFWG; translated from the exons ATGAAG GCGTTCATCGTATTCACCCTGGCTCTGGCTGTAGCCAGTGCGGCGACAGACATCGAATccaagaaggagaagcgcGCCCTCTGGGAAGAAGGATCTCACCAGGAGTCGTACGAAAGCCATGGTTATGACAGCCATCAATCTCATGGATACTATGGAAACGATTACTccgagaaggaagtgaagcagatcatcacGAAGAAGGTTCCCGTTCCGTACCCAGTTGAGGTGGAGAAGCACGTCCCAGTGGAAGTGAAGGTCCCATACCCAGTTGaggtcgagaagaaggtcccagtcgtcgtggagaagaaggttccaGTGtacatcgagaagaaggtcccgtTCCATGTCGATCGTCCGTACCCAGTTGAAGTGAAGGTCCCAGTAAAGGTCCCGGTCTACAAGAAGGAATACATCGAGGTCCCGAAGCCGTACGCAGTTCATGTCGAGAAGCCATACCCCGTGTACGTGAAGCAGCCAGTGTACATTGAGAAGCAGGTCCCAGTGACGGTACACATCAAGGAACACCAGAAGAAATCGTTCTGGGGTTAA
- the LOC125953261 gene encoding titin-like: protein MKAFIVFTLALAVASAASDTDSMKEKRGLWEEGSHQESYESHGYDSHQSHGYYGNDYSEKEVKQIITKKVPVPYPVEVEKHVPVEVKVPYPVEVEKKVPVVVEKKVPVYIEKKVPVHVDRPYPVEVKVPVKVPVYKKEYIEVPKPYAVHVEKPYPVYVKQPVYIEKQVPVTVHIKEHQKKSFWG from the exons ATGAAG GCGTTCATCGTATTCACCCTGGCTCTGGCTGTAGCCAGTGCGGCGTCAGACACCGATTCCATGAAGGAGAAGCGCGGCCTCTGGGAAGAAGGATCTCACCAGGAGTCGTACGAAAGCCATGGTTATGACAGCCATCAATCTCATGGATACTATGGAAACGATTACTccgagaaggaagtgaagcagatcatcacGAAGAAGGTTCCCGTTCCGTACCCAGTTGAGGTGGAGAAGCACGTCCCAGTGGAAGTGAAGGTCCCATACCCAGTTGaggtcgagaagaaggtcccagtcgtcgtggagaagaaggttccaGTGtacatcgagaagaaggtcccggtCCATGTCGATCGTCCGTACCCAGTTGAAGTGAAGGTCCCAGTAAAGGTCCCGGTCTACAAGAAGGAATACATCGAGGTCCCGAAGCCATACGCAGTTCATGTCGAGAAGCCATACCCCGTGTACGTGAAGCAGCCAGTGTACATTGAGAAGCAGGTCCCAGTGACGGTACACATCAAGGAACACCAGAAGAAATCGTTCTGGGGTTGA
- the LOC125956370 gene encoding probable elongation factor 1-beta: MAFGDVKTASGLKELDKFLADNSYISGYVPSKADLSVFEALGKAPAAANVNALRWYNHIASFNAKERAAWGGQALPQAAGAKPTVAAAAAADDDDVDLFGSEDEEESAEAAKLKEERLAAYNAKKSKKPVLIAKSSILLDVKPWDDETDMKEMEKSVRSVEMDGLLWGAAKLVPVGYGIHKLQIMCVIEDDKVSVDELTEKIQDFEDFVQSVDIAAFNKI; encoded by the exons ATGGCTTTCGGAGATGTTAAGACTGCCAGCGGACTGAAGGAATTGGACAAGTTCCTCGCAGACAACAGCTACATCTCGGG ATACGTCCCGTCGAAGGCAGATCTGTCGGTGTTCGAGGCCCTCGGCAAGGCGCCGGCTGCCGCCAACGTGAACGCTCTCCGTTGGTACAACCATATCGCGTCGTTCAACGCCAAGGAACGTGCGGCGTGGGGTGGACAGGCTCTGCCTCAGGCTGCTGGAGCTAAGCCCACCgttgctgcggccgctgccgccgatgacgatgatgtggaCCTGTTCGGATCCGAAGACGAGGAGGAAAGTGCCGAGGCGGCGAAGCTGAAGGAGGAACGATTGGCCGCATACAATGcgaagaaatcgaagaagCCGGTCCTGATCGCCAAGAGCTCCATCCTGCTTGACGTGAAACCGTGGGACGACGAAACGGACATGAAGGAAATGGAGAAGAGCGTCCGAAGCGTGGAAATGGACGGTCTGCTCTGGGGTGCGGCCAAGCTGGTCCCGGTCGGCTACGGCATCCACAAACTGCAGATCATGTGTGTCATCGAGGACGACAAGGTCTCGGTAGATGAGCTCACCGAGAAGATTCAGGACTTCGAAGATTTTGTCCAGTCGGTTGATATTGCGGCCTTCAACAAGATCTAA